A window of Haliscomenobacter hydrossis DSM 1100 contains these coding sequences:
- a CDS encoding GntP family permease produces the protein MSTLWLCSLLFGSVGFIVWCTARWRMNPFLVLFLTALLLGLISGMPLDKIVETLKDGFGETMKKIGLVIILGTVLGVLLERSGATLRMANFILGLVGEKRAPAALSITGFLVGLPIFCDSGFIILNGLKQSLVKRTTFGMPLMTLCLATSLYGVHCLVPPHPGIAAAGATLGADLGMVMLLGIVISIPLTVLGYFWALRFGTKIVDDSVPKEEENPVDPGPLPSSWRAFFPVLLPIFLIGLKSVAFLGVAPDAEKSAWLKMLSLIGDPVIALLCAIGLAVILLSTHKSQKSIQKWFGEGVEKAGPILAIIAGGGTFGAMLKAADLSGALAESIASWQLGLFFPFLLAMVLKTAQGSSTVAVITAATIVAPALSSLGLDNEWGRVLAVLSLGAGSMVVSHANDAYFWVISTFSNLRSDVMFKLYTPVTALMGVAAQLIIWVLSLVF, from the coding sequence ATGTCTACCCTCTGGTTGTGCAGTTTGTTGTTTGGTAGTGTCGGATTTATCGTGTGGTGTACGGCGCGTTGGCGCATGAATCCCTTTTTGGTTTTGTTTCTTACCGCTTTGCTGTTGGGACTCATTTCAGGGATGCCTCTGGACAAAATAGTGGAGACCCTAAAGGATGGTTTTGGTGAAACCATGAAAAAAATTGGCTTGGTCATCATTCTCGGCACGGTGCTGGGGGTGCTGCTGGAGCGTAGTGGTGCAACCTTGCGGATGGCGAATTTCATTCTCGGCCTGGTGGGGGAAAAACGGGCACCCGCCGCCCTGTCCATCACAGGCTTTTTAGTAGGCTTGCCGATTTTTTGCGATTCGGGGTTCATCATCCTCAATGGGCTCAAACAATCCCTGGTGAAGCGCACTACTTTTGGCATGCCCTTGATGACTTTGTGTTTGGCAACCTCACTTTACGGGGTACATTGCCTGGTGCCTCCTCATCCGGGCATTGCGGCTGCGGGAGCAACACTGGGGGCGGATTTGGGGATGGTCATGCTGTTAGGGATCGTGATTTCGATTCCATTGACGGTCTTGGGTTACTTTTGGGCGCTGCGTTTTGGCACAAAAATAGTAGATGACTCTGTTCCAAAGGAGGAAGAAAATCCAGTCGATCCGGGGCCCTTGCCCTCCAGTTGGCGTGCCTTTTTTCCGGTATTACTGCCCATTTTTTTGATTGGATTAAAGTCAGTCGCGTTTCTGGGAGTAGCCCCAGATGCGGAAAAGAGCGCGTGGTTGAAAATGCTGAGTTTGATTGGTGATCCGGTGATTGCCTTACTCTGTGCCATTGGACTGGCAGTCATTTTGTTGTCTACGCACAAGAGCCAAAAGTCCATCCAAAAATGGTTTGGCGAAGGGGTAGAAAAGGCTGGACCAATTCTGGCGATCATTGCGGGAGGAGGCACTTTTGGGGCCATGCTCAAAGCGGCAGACCTGAGTGGCGCGCTGGCCGAAAGTATTGCCTCCTGGCAACTGGGTTTGTTTTTTCCTTTCTTGTTGGCGATGGTGCTCAAAACGGCACAAGGTTCTTCAACTGTTGCGGTGATAACCGCCGCGACGATTGTGGCTCCGGCGCTGTCGAGTTTGGGCTTGGATAACGAATGGGGGCGGGTTTTGGCGGTGTTGTCCCTGGGTGCAGGTTCGATGGTCGTTTCACACGCCAATGACGCGTATTTCTGGGTGATTTCAACTTTCTCGAACCTGCGCTCGGATGTCATGTTCAAGTTATATACGCCAGTGACCGCGTTGATGGGAGTGGCAGCACAGTTGATCATTTGGGTTTTAAGTCTTGTATTTTAA